TTCAGCAATTACTTCTTGCTGGGCCTGTTGGGTTTGCTCAGAAACAATTTTTTGAGCTTCTGCCTGAGCATTAGCAATGATTTCTTGAGATTGTTTGCGGACTTCCTTTAGTTCTTGCTCATATTGTTGAGCAAGGGCTAAGGACTTTTCTTTTTGCTCTTTGGCGCTTTTTAATTGACCTTGAACATATCCTGCTCTTTCGTCAATTGCTTTTCCTAAAGGTTTATAAAATAGGGCATTTAATATCGCTGCTAAGATCAAGAATTGAATTGCCATTAAGGGCAAAGTAGCATCAATATCAAATAAGCCCCCTTCTGCGGTTTCCGCCGCAAATAAAATCCATTGTGTCATCATAATTTGACTTCGGGGCAGAATTTACTGGTTTGCTTTGTCAATGTGCAATTATCCTTAAAGATATTACTGCAATTGATATTTTTTGGTTATTAGGTGTTTAGGCATTCACTGTAAATGTGAAGATACCTAAAACCTAAAACCTATTTTTGTAGTTTGAGTTATCCTAGATAATTATCTAAATTATTAGGAGAAAGGATTAGCAAACAATAATACTAATGCAACTACTAAACCGTAAATGGTTAACGCTTCCATGAATGCCAAACTGAGAAGTAAAGTCGCACGGATTTTACCTTCGGCTTCAGGTTGACGAGCGATACCTTCTACTGCTTGTCCAGCAGCATTACCTTGACCAATACCAGGTCCAATAGCTCCTAATCCTACGGCTAAAGCAGCGGCGACAACGGAAGCGGCAGCGACTAATGGTTCCATAATTCTTTTTTTTTCCTTTTAATTAATTTAGTACAACAAGAAAATTTAGTTTTTTGTTTTAAGGGAAGGGATTGTTTAATCTTTTCCCCTATGTTAGTTAATCACACAATGGCGATTTATTTAAGCCCAAAATGTATTTAACTATATTTTGGTGTTTTATGCTAGTCAATCAAGGGTTATTTTTTATTTTTCCTTGGATGATTTGCTTTTTTTTAATCGTGTTCTTCGCCGTGGGCTTCCATGGCTTCTCCGATGTAGGAGGCGGCTAGGGTGGCGAAAATAAGGGCTTGGATAGCACTGGTGAATAGTCCCAAAATCATCAATGGTAAGGGGATAATTAGGGGTACGAGTAATACTAATACGCCGACGGCTAATTCATCCGCTAGGATGTTTCCGAATAGACGGAAACTCAGGGATAGGGGTCGGGTGAAGTCTTCGATCGCCCTAAAGGGTACCATGATAGGAGAGGGTTGAGCATAATCAGCGAAATAACCTAAGCCTTTTTTGCTAATCCCTGCATAGAAATAAGCGAGGGAGGTTAGGAGGGCAAAGGCCACGGTAGTGTTGATGTCCACGGTGGGCGCTGATAATTCTCCTTCGGGGATTTCGATTAATTTCCAAGGAATTAAAGCCCCGGACCAGTTGGATACGAAAATGAATAGAAATAGAGTACCGATGAAGGGAACCCATGGACGATATTCTTTTTCGCCAATTTGGTCTTTGGTGAGATTGCG
The sequence above is a segment of the Cyanobacterium stanieri PCC 7202 genome. Coding sequences within it:
- a CDS encoding ATP synthase F0 subcomplex B' subunit (PFAM: ATP synthase B/B' CF(0)~TIGRFAM: ATP synthase, F0 subunit b~COGs: COG0711 F0F1-type ATP synthase subunit b~InterPro IPR002146~KEGG: syp:SYNPCC7002_A0737 ATP synthase B chain (subunit II)~PFAM: H+transporting two-sector ATPase B/B' subunit~SPTR: ATP synthase subunit b'), with amino-acid sequence MTQWILFAAETAEGGLFDIDATLPLMAIQFLILAAILNALFYKPLGKAIDERAGYVQGQLKSAKEQKEKSLALAQQYEQELKEVRKQSQEIIANAQAEAQKIVSEQTQQAQQEVIAERQKASEQIEAERNQAMSALEQQVQALSKQILEKVLGREFAK
- a CDS encoding ATP synthase F0 subcomplex C subunit (PFAM: ATP synthase subunit C~TIGRFAM: ATP synthase, F0 subunit c~InterPro IPR000454:IPR020537:IPR002379:IPR005953~KEGG: ter:Tery_2203 F0F1 ATP synthase subunit C~PFAM: H+transporting two-sector ATPase C subunit~SPTR: ATP synthase subunit c;~TIGRFAM: ATP synthase F0, C subunit) — its product is MEPLVAAASVVAAALAVGLGAIGPGIGQGNAAGQAVEGIARQPEAEGKIRATLLLSLAFMEALTIYGLVVALVLLFANPFS
- a CDS encoding ATP synthase F0 subcomplex A subunit (PFAM: ATP synthase A chain~TIGRFAM: ATP synthase subunit 6 (eukaryotes),also subunit A (prokaryotes)~COGs: COG0356 F0F1-type ATP synthase subunit a~InterPro IPR000568~KEGG: ter:Tery_2204 F0F1 ATP synthase subunit A~PFAM: H+transporting two-sector ATPase A subunit~SPTR: ATP synthase subunit a;~TIGRFAM: ATP synthase F0, A subunit), with protein sequence MGLTNTINLTNNLLAAIEVGEHFYWEIGKFKVHGQVFLVSWFVVGVLLIASIAATRNIQRIPSGFQNFMEYVLDFLRNLTKDQIGEKEYRPWVPFIGTLFLFIFVSNWSGALIPWKLIEIPEGELSAPTVDINTTVAFALLTSLAYFYAGISKKGLGYFADYAQPSPIMVPFRAIEDFTRPLSLSFRLFGNILADELAVGVLVLLVPLIIPLPLMILGLFTSAIQALIFATLAASYIGEAMEAHGEEHD